The following are from one region of the Nicotiana tabacum cultivar K326 chromosome 3, ASM71507v2, whole genome shotgun sequence genome:
- the LOC107816624 gene encoding plant intracellular Ras-group-related LRR protein 4: protein MGSSGKSNDEIVEEIMRIHRCLPTRPSIEEVEAAKALIGNLEKEDQLKLDAITRQNKRKDVPEELFRILQEMQRNFVHFQSKEQKWEAMKLLDLENVHSLFDDLIQRASKCLPSKSQANDNSASFSGSSSLNSPAITATATAITPSSSFYNAKEPVKVAEMFSRDDSYLNKAKATFLVDGFGVGLRSGDALSGPKIVDSTLKPATTSGQDGEKLSLIKLASMIEVSSKKGSQELILKNKLSDQVEWLPDSIGKLSSLITLDLSENRITVLPTTIGGLSSLQKLDLHSNKIIELPDSIGDLLNLVYLDLSANNLKLLPASFARLAHLQELDLSSNMLSVLPETVGSLVSLKKLIVETNDLEELPHTIGQCTSLKELRADYNRLKALPEAVGRIESLEILSARYNNIRQLPTTMSSLTSLKELNVSFNEIEAIPESLCFATTLVKLNISNNFADLRSLPRSIGNLEFLEELDMSNNQIRILPDSFRMLSSLRILKTEGNPLEVPPGNFAEKGAQAVVRYMADLVANRDVKVQPVKKKKSWAQICCFSRSNKRQRNGGDYVNA from the exons ATGGGATCGTCAGGAAAGTCGAATGACGAGATTGTGGAAGAAATCATGCGAATACATCGATGTCTACCGACAAGGCCATCGATTGAAGAAGTTGAAGCTGCAAAAGCGTTAATTGGGAACCTGGAGAAAGAAGATCAGTTAAAATTGGATGCAATTACgaggcaaaataaaaggaaagatgTTCCAGAAGAGCTGTTCAGAATTTTGCAAGAGATGCAGAGGaattttgttcatttccagaGCAAAGAGCAGAAATGGGAGGCTATGAAACTTTTAGATCTCGAGAATGTTCACTCTCTGTTCGACGATTTGATTCAGAGAGCTTCCAAATGTTTGCCTTCTAAATCTCAGGCTAATGATAACTCAGCTTCCTTCTCCGGCAGCAGCAGCTTAAATTCTCCGGCAATTACAGCAACTGCGACTGCAATTACTCCTTCGTCCAGCTTTTATAACGCCAAAGAGCCTGTTAAAGTGGCTGAAATGTTTAGTAGAGATGATAGTTACTTGAATAAAGCAAAGGCCACGTTTCTTGTGGATGGATTTGGTGTTGGGCTTCGATCTGGGGATGCTTTGTCAGGGCCCAAGATTGTTGATTCCACTTTAAAGCCAGCAACAACTAGTG GTCAAGATGGTGAGAAATTAAGTTTGATTAAGCTTGCTAGTATGATTGAAGTGTCATCTAAAAAAGGAAGTCAAGAGCTTATCCTTAAGAATAAGTTGTCGGACCAGGTGGAATGGCTTCCAGATTCTATAGGGAAGCTGTCAAGTTTGATTACTTTGGATTTGTCTGAGAATCGCATAACTGTCCTGCCTACCACTATAGGGGGGCTTTCGTCATTGCAAAAGCTAGATTTGCATTCGAACAAAATCATTGAACTGCCTGATTCCATTGGAGATTTGCTTAACTTGGTCTATCTTGATCTCAGTGCAAATAACTTAAAGTTGTTGCCCGCGAGTTTTGCGAGGTTAGCTCACCTTCAAGAACTTGATCTGAGCTCCAACATGCTATCAGTACTCCCTGAGACAGTTGGCTCCTTAGTAAGTCTAAAGAAATTGATTGTGGAAACTAATGACCTTGAGGAACTTCCTCACACTATTGGTCAATGTACTTCACTCAAGGAGCTTCGTGCAGACTATAACAGGCTTAAAGCTCTTCCTGAAGCAGTGGGACGGATTGAGTCTTTGGAGATTCTGTCTGCACGGTACAATAACATCAGGCAATTGCCTACGACTATGTCATCCCTTACAAGTTTGAAAGAGCTCAATGTTAGTTTCAATGAAATTGAAGCCATCCCTGAGAGCTTGTGTTTTGCTACTACGTTGGTCAAGCTGAACATTAGCAACAATTTTGCAGACCTGCGGTCACTACCAAGGTCAATTGGGAATCTTGAGTTTCTAGAAGAATTGGACATGAGTAACAACCAGATTAGAATTCTTCCAGACTCATTTAGGATGCTCTCAAGTTTGCGGATCCTTAAAACCGAAGGAAATCCTTTGGAAGTGCCACCAGGAAACTTCGCTGAAAAGGGAGCACAG GCTGTTGTTCGGTATATGGCTGATCTGGTAGCCAATAGGGATGTGAAGGTGCAGCcggtgaagaagaagaaatcctGGGCTCAGATATGCTGCTTTTCAAGATCCAACAAACGTCAGCGCAATGGTGGGGACTATGTTAATGCCTGA